The genomic segment CGCCACAAGATCCATCATGACCCGCTGACCCCCAATGAGAGCGGTACGCTGTCGTGGGAAGAGGTGGAATGTCAGGGCGCCTGCGTCAACGCGCCGATGGTCATCATCTTCAAGGATGCCTATGAAGACCTGACGCCCGAGCGTCTGGAAGAGATCATCGACACGTTCGAAGCCGGCAAGGGCGACACCGTCAAGCCAGGCCCGCAGATCGACCGTCATTTGTCGGCTCCGATCGGTCCGCTGACGACGTTGACGGAAGAGACGAAGCCTGACCGTTCCAATCTCGACAAGCCAGCAGAGGCGCCCGCAGCGCCGGAAGCCGCGGCTGCACCGTCTGAAGCTGCAAAGCCGAAGACGACGGCAGCCGAGTCGGATGCGAAGTTGAAGACACCGGTCACCGATCCCAAGGCGTCCGAAAGCAACGCCAAGGACGCTGCCAAAGAAGGGTCGGGCGAGACGAAAACGTCTGCCAAACCATCGCTGGAAGACAAGAACCGTCCCGCCAAGATTGAACGGCCCGCAAAGGCCGATGATCTCAAGCTCATTTCCGGCGTTGGCCCGAAGAACGAAGCAACGCTCAACGAACTCGGCATCTTCACCTATATGCAGATTGCCGGTTGGTCCGCAGAAGAGCGTGAATGGGTTGATGGTTATCTGAATTTCAAGGGTCGTATCGATCGCGATGATTGGGTACGTCAGGCCGAGGCTCTCGCCAAGGGTGGCGAAGCCGAATACATCAAGGTCTTCGGCAAGAAGCCGCGGTAAAGAGGTCAAGCATGTTAAAAGATCAGGATCGCATCTTTACCAATCTCTACGGCCTCAAGGACACCTCGTTGAAGGGTGTGCTTGCGCGCGGTCATTGGGATGGCACGAAGCAGATCATCGAAAAGGGACGTGACTGGATCATCAACGAAATGAAGGCATCCGGCCTTCGTGGTCGTGGTGGTGCGGGCTTCCCGACAGGCCTCAAATGGTCCTTCATGCCGAAGGAAAGCGATGGCCGTCCGCATTATCTCGTCGTCAATGCCGACGAATCCGAACCCGGCACCTGCAAGGACCGCGAAATCCTGCGCCACGATCCGCACACGCTGATCGAAGGCTGCGTGATCGCCGGTTTCGCCATGAGCGCGCATACGGCCTACATCTACGTTCGCGGCGAATATATGCGCGAACGCGAAGCGCTTCAGGCCGCGATCGACGAATGCTATGACGCCGGTCTGTTGGGCAAGAACAACAAGAACGGCTGGGATTTCGACGTTTACGTTCACCACGGCGCAGGTGCATACATCTGCGGTGAGGAAACGGCGCTTCTCGAAAGCCTAGAAGGCAAGAAGGGCCAGCCGCGCCTCAAGCCTCCGTTCCCGGCCAATATGGGTCTCTACGGTTGCCCGACCACGGTCAACAACGTCGAGTCCATCGCCGTTGCGCCGACCATCCTGCGTCGTGGCGCGTCGTGGTTCTCCTCCATCGGTCGTCCGAACAATGTCGGCACCAAGCTGTTCATGGTCTCGGGCCATGTCGAGCGCCCGTGCACCTTCGAAGACGCGCTGGGTCTCTCCTTCAAGGAACTGATCGAGCGGCACTGCGGTGGCATTCGTGGCGGCTGGGACAATCTGCTCGGCGTCATTCCAGGCGGTGCATCCTGCCCCATCGTTCGCGGTGAGGACATGAAGGACGCCATCATGGATTTCGATGGCATGCGCGAAGTGAAGTCGTCCTTCGGCACCGGCGGCATGATCGTCATGGACAAGTCCACCGACGTGATCAAGGCCATCGCCCGCATCGCGGCCTTCTTCAAGCATGAGAGTTGCGGTCAGTGCACGCCATGCCGCGAAGGCACGGGCTGGATGTGGCGCGTGCTGGAACGCATGGTCAAGGGCAACGCGCAGAAGCGCGAAATCGATATGCTGTTCGAAGTGACGAAGCAGATCGAAGGCCACACCATCTGTGCGCTGGGTGATGCGGCTGCATGGCCGGTTCAGGCGCTCATCCGCAATTTCCGTCCGGAAATCGAAAAGCGGATCGATGAATATACCTACAGAGCCATGGATGATGGCGCTGTGCTTGAGGCTGCCGAGTAACACCGGCCAAAGTAACGCCCGAAGGGTGTTGCGAGGGGCGGGGATCGGGTGTACCGGTCCCTTACATCGTTAAAGCATTCGGCACTTTTTGAGTCTAAGCCGGATGCCATCAGGATTTGTCCTTGACCGCATGATCATGCGCGATGGACAGGCAACAGGACGTAAGTAGGACCATGACAAAGCTCAAGGTTGACGGTAAAGAGATCGAGGTTCCGGATCATTTCACGCTTTTGCAGGCGTGCGAGGAGGCTGGTGCCGAAGTTCCGCGCTTTTGTTTCCACGAGCGTTTGTCGGTTGCGGGTAACTGCCGCATGTGTCTCATCGAGGTGAAGGGCGGACCGCCTAAGCCTGCCGCATCCTGCGCCATGGGCGTTCGCGATATTCGTGGCGGCCCGAACGGCGAATTGCCGGAAGTTTTCACCAATACGCCGATGGTCAAGAAGGCCCGCGAAGGCGTGATGGAATTCCTGCTCATCAACCACCCGCTCGATTGTCCCATCTGTGACCAGGGTGGCGAATGCGACCTTCAGGACCAGGCGATGGCCTTCGGTATTCCGGGCTCGCGCTATTCTGAAAACAAGCGCGCCGTGGAAGACAAATACATCGGACCGCTCGTCAAGACGGTCATGAACCGCTGCATTCACTGCACGCGTTGCGTCCGCTTCACAACGGAAGTTGCAGGCATTTCCGAACTTGGCCTGATTGGTCGCGGCGAGGACGCCGAAATCACGACCTATCTCGAGCAGGCAATGACGTCTGAGCTTCAGGGCAACGTCGTTGATCTCTGCCCGGTCGGCGCGCTGACATCCAAGCCTTTCGCCTTCACGGCCCGTCCTTGGGAACTCGGCAAGACCGAAACCATCGACGTGATGGATGCGCTCGGCTCTGCCATCCGCGTCGATACCCGTGGCCGCGAAGTCATGCGCGTCATGCCGCGCGTCAACGAAGCGATCAATGAAGAGTGGATTTCCGACAAAAGCCGCTTCATCTGGGATGGTCTGAAGACTCAGCGTCTCGACAAGCCCTATGTCCGCAAGGATGGCCGCTTGCAGCCTGCCACATGGGGCGAAGCGTTCGGCGCCATCAAAGCAGCCGTTGCTTCCACATCCGGTGAAAAGATCGGCGCTATCGCTGGCGATCTGGCTTCCGTCGAAGAAATGTTCGCATTGAAGTCGCTGCTGGCGTCGCTTGGTTCCACCAATGTCGATTGCCGCCAGGATGGCACAGCGCTTGACCCATCGCTCGGTCGCGCAAGCTACCTGTTCAACGCCACCATCGAAGGCATAGAACATGCCGACGCTTTGCTGATCATCGGCTCCAACCCACGCTACGAAGCTTCCGTGCTCAACGCACGTATTCGCAAGCGCTGGCGCCGTGGCGGTTTCCCGATTGCTGTCATCGGTGAAGCAAGCGAGTTGCGTTATGAATACGAATATCTCGGCTCCGGCACGGACACGCTGTCCGATCTGGCGTCCGGTTCGCACAGCTTCATCGACAAACTGAAGGCTGCCAAGAACCCGATGATCATCGTCGGGCAGGGTGCTCTGTCGCGTGAAGATGGTGCTGCTGTGCTGGCTGCGGCTGCAAAGCTGGCCGTTTCCGTCGGCGTCGTTTCGGCTGAGTGGAACGGTTTCTCGGTTCTGCACACGGCGGCTGCCCGCGTCGGCGGTCTGGATATCGGCTTTGTCCCAGCGGACAAGTCGGCCAACGCTGCGTCTATCGCTGCATCGTCCGAGGTTCTCTTCCTGCTTGGTGCAGACGAGATTGATCTGTCGGCCAAGACAGCAAAGCTGACCGTCTATATCGGTTCGCATGGTGACGCTGGTGCAATGGCTGCCGATGTCATTCTGCCGGGCGCTGCCTATACCGAAAAGTCCGGTATCTGGGTCAACACCGAGGGCCGCGTCCAGATGGGCAACCGCGCCGGTTTCGCACCGGGTGAAGCCCGTGAAGACTGGGCAATCATGCGTGCGCTGTCTGATGTTCTTGGCCACAAACTGCCATTCGACTCGCTCGCTGCACTGCGTGCCCAGCTTTACATCGCGCATCCGCATTTTGCCGATGCTGACGAGATTGCCGTGGCCGACGTGGCAGGCATCGAAGCGCTGGCGACACAGGCTGGCACCCTCAACAAGGCAGGCTTTGCCTCGCCGGTTAAGGATTTTTATTTGACGAACCCGATTGCGAGAGCGTCCGCTGTCATGGCCGAATGTTCCGCATTGGCCCGCAACAACTTCAAGGCTGCGGCAGAGTAAGGGTAGGGGACTATGGAATCGTTTTTCTGGAGCTACGTCTGGCCAGCGCTGATTATTGTCGGCCAGTCCCTGCTTCTTCTCGTTTTGTTGCTGGTGTCGATCGCCTTCCTTCTGCTTGCCGACCGTAAGATCTGGGCAGCCGTTCAGCTGCGCCGTGGTCCCAACGTCGTTGGTCCTTTCGGTCTCTTCCAGTCGTTTGCCGACCTTTTGAAGTTCATTCTGAAAGAGCCTGTCATTCCGTCCGGTGCCAACAAGGCAGTCTTCCTCCTGGCTCCTCTGGTCGCCGTGACACTGGCTTTGGCCACCTACGCCGTGATCCCGTTCAATCAGGGCTGGGTCATCGCCAACATCAATGTCGGCATTCTCTACATTTTCGCGATTTCGTCGCTTGAAGTCTACGGCATCATCATGGGTGGCTGGGCTTCGAACTCGAAGTATCCATTCCTCGGCGCGCTTCGTTCTGCCGCCCAGATGGTGTCCTACGAAGTCTCCATCGGCCTCGTCATCGTCACCGTCCTGCTCTGCGTCGGTTCGCTGAACCTGACGGATATCGTCAACGCGCAGCATTCGGGCATCGGCACGTCGCTCGGCCTGCCAGCGTCGTTCCTGGACTGGCACTGGTTGCCGCTGTTCCCGATGTTCATCATCTTCTTCATTTCGGCGCTGGCAGAAACCAACCGTCCACCCTTCGATTTGCCGGAAGCGGAATCGGAACTTGTGGCCGGTCACATGGTGGAGTATGGCTCCACCCCGTACATGATGTTCATGTTGGGCGAATATGCTGCCATAGTTTTGATGTGCTGCCTGACGACCATCCTGTTCCTGGGCGGCTGGCTTCCCATCGTGGATGTCTGGTTCCTGAATTGGGTACCGGGTATCATCTGGTTCATCCTGAAGGGCGGCATGGTGTTCTTCATGTTCGGTCTGGTGAAGGCATTCGTTCCACGTTACCGCTATGACCAGTTGATGCGTCTCGGCTGGAAGGTCTTCCTTCCGCTCTCGCTCGCCATGGTCGTGATTGTTGCATTCGTACTCAAGCTGACGGCGGGGGCATAAGATGTTCGCAGTCCTCGCTTGCAGATTTGGAGGTTGAGATGGCCAGTCTTTCACAAGCCGTCAATTCACTGTTCCTCAAGGAATTTGTCGGTGCCTTCTTCCTGACGATGCGTCACTTCTTCAAACAGAAGGCGACAGTGAACTACCCTTTCGAAAAGGGTCCGGTCAGCCCGCGTTTTCGTGGTGAGCATGCGCTTCGTCGTTATCCCAACGGGGAAGAACGTTGCATCGCCTGCAAGCTGTGCGAAGCGATCTGTCCTGCCCAGGCCATTACCATCGAAGCTGGCCCGCGCCGCAACGATGGTACGCGCCGTACGGTTCGTTACGATATCGACATGGTAAAGTGCATCTATTGCGGCTTCTGCCAGGAAGCATGCCCTGTTGATGCCATCGTTGAGGGTCCGAACTTCGAATTCGCGACGGAAACCCGCGAAGAGCTGTATTTCGACAAGCAGCGTCTTCTCGATAATGGCGACCGCTGGGAACGTGAAATCGCTCGCAACCTTGCTCTGGATGCGCCTTACCGTTAAGGCAGCATGGTTTCTTCGGAGCGCTGCTTCGGAGAGGGTAAACAGTCAATGCCCGTCGGTTATCGCTGGCGGGAACGAAACGGGCATGCGGCTTCAGGGTCGCGTTTGTCCGGTGAGGACAAAAAGGCACCAACATGGGTCTGCACGCTGTATTCTTTTACATCTTCGCTTTCGTCGCCGTGGCGTCTGCGTTCATGGTCATCGCTTCGAAGAACCCCGTTCATTCGGTGTTGTTCCTCATCCTGACCTTTTTCAACGCAGCCGCTCTCTTCCTGCTGACGGGCGCTGAATTCCTCGCCATGATCCTGCTGGTGGTTTATGTCGGCGCTGTGGCGGTGCTGTTCCTCTTCGTCGTGATGATGCTGGATGTGGATTTTGCCGAGCTGCGCTCCGGCGTTCTGCAATATGCGCCTATCGGCGCGCTGATCGGCATCATTCTGGCGGCAGAACTGATCATCGTCGTGGGCGGCAGCGTGCTCAACCCGCAGGCAGCGAAGTCGATCACTATGCCGATCCCGAACCCGCTGGAGCGCGCCAATACGGCTGCACTCGGTGACGTGCTCTACACGAACTACGTCTACTTCTTCCAGCTTGCCGGTCTGGTTCTGCTGGTGGCCATGATCGGCGCGATCGTGCTGACGCTGCGTCACCGCACCGACATTAAGCGACAGGACATTGCAACGCAGGTTGGCCGCGACCCGAAGACTGCCGTCACGACGGTCAATGTCAAACCGGGTCAGGGCATCTAAGGCGCGAACGGATCCAAGGAAAATCATATTATGGAAATCGGTCTTTCCCATTACCTCACGGTCAGCGCGGTCCTCTTCACGATCGGCATCTTCGGTATCTTTCTCAACCGTAAGAACGTCATCGTCATCCTCATGTCGATCGAGCTCATCCTGCTTGCGGTCAACCTCAACATGGTGGCGTTCTCGTCGTTCCTCAACGATATCGTCGGCCAGGTCTTCGCTTTGTTCATTCTGACTGTCGCTGCTGCGGAAGCTGCCATCGGTCTTGCAATACTCGTTGTCTTCTATCGCAACCGCGGATCGATTGCCGTGGAAGACGTCAATATGATGAAGGGCTGATAAGGCTATGATCTACAAAGCTATCGTCTTTCTTCCGCTGATCGGCTTCCTGATCGCTGGCCTTTTCGGTCGCTCCATCGGTGCCAAAGCCTCGGAATATGTCACAACCGGCCTGATGATCATTGTCGCGATCCTGTCGTGGATCGTCTTCATCAACGTGGCGCTTCTCAGCCACGAGCCCGGCGAAGTCATTAAGGTGACCGTACTGCAGTGGATCCAGTCCGGCGGCATCGATGTCGAATGGGCCTTCCGGATCGATACGCTGACAGCCGTCATGTTCGTGGTCGTCAATACTGTGTCCACCCTGGTTCATCTGTACTCTATCGGGTACATGCACCACGATCCGCATCGTCCGCGCTTCTTCGCCTACCTGTCGCTCTTCACCTTCGCCATGCTCATGCTGGTCACATCCGACAACCTGTTGCAGATGTTCTTCGGCTGGGAAGGCGTGGGTCTGGCGTCCTATCTGCTGATCGGCTTCTGGTACAAGAAGCCATCGGCCTCTGCCGCCGCCATGAAGGCCTTCATCGTCAACCGCGTCGGTGACTTCGGCTTCATCCTCGGCATTTCCGGTCTGTTCGTGCTGTTCGGTTCGGTCAATTTCGAAACGATCTTCGCCGCCGCTGGCACCTATCTGCCTGCCGATGGCGCAGCATCCACCGATGTCGTCATCAACCTGTTCGGCATGCAGCTGGACAAGGCGCATGCGCTAACCGGCGTTTGCCTGCTCTTGTTCATGGGTTCCATGGGTAAGTCGGCGCAGTTCCTGCTGCACACATGGCTGCCGGACGCAATGGAAGGCCCGACACCTGTGTCGGCGCTCATTCACGCCGCGACCATGGTCACAGCTGGCGTGTTCCTCGTCGCCCGCATGTCTCCGATTTTCGAACTGTCGCCGGACGCCTTGACCTTCGTCACTCTCATTGGCGCAATCACAGCCTTCTTTGCCGCGACCGTTGGTCTGGTGCAAAACGATATCAAGCGCGTCATCGCTTACTCGACCTGTTCGCAGCTGGGCTATATGTTCGTTGCGCTCGGCGTCGGCGCGTATGGTGCCGCCGTGTTCCACCTGTTCACGCACGCTTTCTTCAAGGCACTGCTGTTCCTTTGCGCCGGTT from the Agrobacterium vaccinii genome contains:
- the nuoL gene encoding NADH-quinone oxidoreductase subunit L, which produces MIYKAIVFLPLIGFLIAGLFGRSIGAKASEYVTTGLMIIVAILSWIVFINVALLSHEPGEVIKVTVLQWIQSGGIDVEWAFRIDTLTAVMFVVVNTVSTLVHLYSIGYMHHDPHRPRFFAYLSLFTFAMLMLVTSDNLLQMFFGWEGVGLASYLLIGFWYKKPSASAAAMKAFIVNRVGDFGFILGISGLFVLFGSVNFETIFAAAGTYLPADGAASTDVVINLFGMQLDKAHALTGVCLLLFMGSMGKSAQFLLHTWLPDAMEGPTPVSALIHAATMVTAGVFLVARMSPIFELSPDALTFVTLIGAITAFFAATVGLVQNDIKRVIAYSTCSQLGYMFVALGVGAYGAAVFHLFTHAFFKALLFLCAGSVIHAVDGEQDMRHMGGLRKHIPITFWTMTVGTLALTGVGIPGTMFGFAGFFSKDVIIESAYASHNAVAGFAFTLLVIAALFTSFYSWRLAFLTFFGKPRASADVMHHVHESPMVMLIPLFVLTVGAVLAGVVFEGHFFGEEYAEFWKGALFTLPSNEILEEFHHVPLWVKWSPFIAMALGFVTAWYFYIKSPETPKRLAETHRGLYQFLLNKWYFDELYDFLFVRSAKALGRFLWKKGDVAVIDHYGPNGIAARVADVTNRVVRLQSGYLYHYAFAMLIGIAGLVTWMMLGSAL
- the nuoF gene encoding NADH-quinone oxidoreductase subunit NuoF, which translates into the protein MLKDQDRIFTNLYGLKDTSLKGVLARGHWDGTKQIIEKGRDWIINEMKASGLRGRGGAGFPTGLKWSFMPKESDGRPHYLVVNADESEPGTCKDREILRHDPHTLIEGCVIAGFAMSAHTAYIYVRGEYMREREALQAAIDECYDAGLLGKNNKNGWDFDVYVHHGAGAYICGEETALLESLEGKKGQPRLKPPFPANMGLYGCPTTVNNVESIAVAPTILRRGASWFSSIGRPNNVGTKLFMVSGHVERPCTFEDALGLSFKELIERHCGGIRGGWDNLLGVIPGGASCPIVRGEDMKDAIMDFDGMREVKSSFGTGGMIVMDKSTDVIKAIARIAAFFKHESCGQCTPCREGTGWMWRVLERMVKGNAQKREIDMLFEVTKQIEGHTICALGDAAAWPVQALIRNFRPEIEKRIDEYTYRAMDDGAVLEAAE
- a CDS encoding NADH-quinone oxidoreductase subunit J, which translates into the protein MGLHAVFFYIFAFVAVASAFMVIASKNPVHSVLFLILTFFNAAALFLLTGAEFLAMILLVVYVGAVAVLFLFVVMMLDVDFAELRSGVLQYAPIGALIGIILAAELIIVVGGSVLNPQAAKSITMPIPNPLERANTAALGDVLYTNYVYFFQLAGLVLLVAMIGAIVLTLRHRTDIKRQDIATQVGRDPKTAVTTVNVKPGQGI
- the nuoK gene encoding NADH-quinone oxidoreductase subunit NuoK, which codes for MEIGLSHYLTVSAVLFTIGIFGIFLNRKNVIVILMSIELILLAVNLNMVAFSSFLNDIVGQVFALFILTVAAAEAAIGLAILVVFYRNRGSIAVEDVNMMKG
- a CDS encoding NADH-quinone oxidoreductase subunit E produces the protein MSVRRLAEDQFQPTGFAFNADNTAWAEKTIQKYPAGRQQSAVIPLLMRAQEQDGWVTRACIEKIADMLDMAYIRVLEVATFYTQFQLKPVGTRAHIQVCGTTPCMLRGSEALMDVCRHKIHHDPLTPNESGTLSWEEVECQGACVNAPMVIIFKDAYEDLTPERLEEIIDTFEAGKGDTVKPGPQIDRHLSAPIGPLTTLTEETKPDRSNLDKPAEAPAAPEAAAAPSEAAKPKTTAAESDAKLKTPVTDPKASESNAKDAAKEGSGETKTSAKPSLEDKNRPAKIERPAKADDLKLISGVGPKNEATLNELGIFTYMQIAGWSAEEREWVDGYLNFKGRIDRDDWVRQAEALAKGGEAEYIKVFGKKPR
- the nuoG gene encoding NADH-quinone oxidoreductase subunit NuoG, with protein sequence MTKLKVDGKEIEVPDHFTLLQACEEAGAEVPRFCFHERLSVAGNCRMCLIEVKGGPPKPAASCAMGVRDIRGGPNGELPEVFTNTPMVKKAREGVMEFLLINHPLDCPICDQGGECDLQDQAMAFGIPGSRYSENKRAVEDKYIGPLVKTVMNRCIHCTRCVRFTTEVAGISELGLIGRGEDAEITTYLEQAMTSELQGNVVDLCPVGALTSKPFAFTARPWELGKTETIDVMDALGSAIRVDTRGREVMRVMPRVNEAINEEWISDKSRFIWDGLKTQRLDKPYVRKDGRLQPATWGEAFGAIKAAVASTSGEKIGAIAGDLASVEEMFALKSLLASLGSTNVDCRQDGTALDPSLGRASYLFNATIEGIEHADALLIIGSNPRYEASVLNARIRKRWRRGGFPIAVIGEASELRYEYEYLGSGTDTLSDLASGSHSFIDKLKAAKNPMIIVGQGALSREDGAAVLAAAAKLAVSVGVVSAEWNGFSVLHTAAARVGGLDIGFVPADKSANAASIAASSEVLFLLGADEIDLSAKTAKLTVYIGSHGDAGAMAADVILPGAAYTEKSGIWVNTEGRVQMGNRAGFAPGEAREDWAIMRALSDVLGHKLPFDSLAALRAQLYIAHPHFADADEIAVADVAGIEALATQAGTLNKAGFASPVKDFYLTNPIARASAVMAECSALARNNFKAAAE
- the nuoH gene encoding NADH-quinone oxidoreductase subunit NuoH, with the protein product MESFFWSYVWPALIIVGQSLLLLVLLLVSIAFLLLADRKIWAAVQLRRGPNVVGPFGLFQSFADLLKFILKEPVIPSGANKAVFLLAPLVAVTLALATYAVIPFNQGWVIANINVGILYIFAISSLEVYGIIMGGWASNSKYPFLGALRSAAQMVSYEVSIGLVIVTVLLCVGSLNLTDIVNAQHSGIGTSLGLPASFLDWHWLPLFPMFIIFFISALAETNRPPFDLPEAESELVAGHMVEYGSTPYMMFMLGEYAAIVLMCCLTTILFLGGWLPIVDVWFLNWVPGIIWFILKGGMVFFMFGLVKAFVPRYRYDQLMRLGWKVFLPLSLAMVVIVAFVLKLTAGA
- the nuoI gene encoding NADH-quinone oxidoreductase subunit NuoI, with the translated sequence MASLSQAVNSLFLKEFVGAFFLTMRHFFKQKATVNYPFEKGPVSPRFRGEHALRRYPNGEERCIACKLCEAICPAQAITIEAGPRRNDGTRRTVRYDIDMVKCIYCGFCQEACPVDAIVEGPNFEFATETREELYFDKQRLLDNGDRWEREIARNLALDAPYR